Proteins encoded in a region of the Nocardia asteroides genome:
- a CDS encoding ubiquinol-cytochrome c reductase iron-sulfur subunit: protein MGRPDEGHAQQSKEQPVNATPAEPTEADLDKMTRAELVKLGTERDGVDVAYRRERFPIPGTRAEKRAERAVSFWFAVSGIAAAALVGVFLFWPWEFKGKNEDGHVAYSLFTPLVGLTFGISVLVIGVAVVLIRKLFIPAELSIQQRHDGPSPEVERRTLVAELQDALDTSTLGRRKMITRTAGAGVGVLGVGALLVFVGGLIKNPWAKGDKSPLWVSGWTPDFPGETIYIRRDTGRPDDVVLVRPEDLDAGAMETVFPWKEKWRGDEHATLDSLRGIRNAVMLIRLRTEDAQKAIKRKGQESFNYGDYFAYSKICTHLGCPTSLFEQQTNRILCPCHQSQFSATEWGKPIFGPAARALPQLPITVNAEGFLVANGDFIEPLGPAYWERRS, encoded by the coding sequence ATGGGTCGCCCGGATGAGGGCCACGCGCAGCAGTCGAAGGAGCAGCCGGTGAACGCCACTCCGGCGGAGCCCACCGAGGCGGACCTCGACAAGATGACGCGCGCGGAGCTGGTCAAGCTCGGTACCGAGCGCGACGGCGTCGACGTCGCCTACCGCCGCGAGCGCTTCCCGATCCCGGGCACCCGGGCGGAGAAGCGCGCCGAGCGCGCGGTGAGCTTCTGGTTCGCCGTGTCGGGCATCGCGGCCGCGGCGCTGGTCGGCGTGTTCCTGTTCTGGCCGTGGGAGTTCAAGGGCAAGAACGAAGACGGCCACGTGGCCTACTCGCTGTTCACCCCGCTGGTCGGCCTGACCTTCGGCATCTCGGTACTGGTCATCGGCGTCGCGGTGGTGCTGATCCGCAAGCTGTTCATCCCCGCCGAGCTGTCCATCCAGCAGCGGCACGACGGTCCGTCGCCGGAGGTCGAGCGCCGCACCCTGGTCGCCGAGCTGCAGGACGCGCTGGACACCTCCACCCTGGGTCGTCGCAAGATGATCACCCGCACCGCGGGCGCGGGCGTCGGTGTGCTCGGCGTCGGTGCGCTGCTGGTGTTCGTCGGCGGCCTGATCAAGAATCCTTGGGCCAAGGGCGACAAGTCGCCGCTGTGGGTCTCGGGCTGGACTCCGGACTTCCCGGGCGAGACCATCTACATCCGCCGCGACACCGGTCGGCCCGACGACGTGGTGCTGGTGCGTCCGGAGGATCTGGACGCGGGCGCGATGGAGACGGTGTTCCCGTGGAAGGAGAAGTGGCGCGGCGACGAGCACGCCACGCTGGACTCCCTGCGCGGTATCCGCAACGCCGTCATGCTGATCCGCCTGCGCACCGAAGACGCGCAGAAGGCGATCAAGCGTAAGGGGCAGGAGAGCTTCAACTACGGCGACTACTTCGCCTACTCGAAGATCTGCACCCATCTCGGCTGCCCGACCTCGCTGTTCGAGCAGCAGACCAACCGGATCCTGTGCCCCTGCCACCAGTCGCAGTTCTCCGCGACCGAGTGGGGCAAGCCGATCTTCGGTCCCGCCGCTCGCGCGCTGCCGCAGCTGCCGATCACCGTCAACGCTGAGGGCTTCCTGGTCGCCAACGGCGACTTCATCGAGCCGCTCGGCCCGGCCTACTGGGAGCGCCGTTCATGA
- a CDS encoding ubiquinol-cytochrome c reductase cytochrome b subunit, giving the protein MSPSVAAQANEADERYRAAAFMKRSINKVFPTHWSFLLGEIALYSFIILLLSGVYLTLFFDPSMSHVVYDGAYQPLRGVTMSRAYETALNISFEVRGGLFVRQVHHWAALLFAASIIVHLFRIFFTGAFRKPREANWVIGSLLLILAMFEGFFGYSLPDDLLSGTGLRAAFSGITISIPIIGTWMHWLMFGGDFPGDIIIPRLYIAHVLLFPGIILALIAAHVALVWYQKHTQFPGPGRTENNVVGARIVPVFAADQGAFFAFTLGIVGIMGGVFQINPIWNLGPYNPSQVSAGSQPDFYMMWTDGMARLMPPWELYIGNYTVPAVFWVALIMGLVFAVLIAYPWIEKRLTGDSSAHHNLLQRPRDVPVRTAIGSMAIAFYVVLTLSCVNDIIALKFDISLNATTWIGRIGLLVAPPAAYYIAYRFCLGLQRSDRAVLEHGIETGVIKRLPHGEYIEVHQPLGPVDEHGHPIPLEYQGAPVPKKMNQLGSAGRPGTGSFLRPDPQEESDRHFEIDHEEEHKQLKVLQRAQEAANGKHGH; this is encoded by the coding sequence ATGAGTCCTTCTGTCGCAGCCCAAGCCAACGAGGCGGACGAGCGGTATCGCGCCGCGGCGTTCATGAAGCGATCGATCAACAAGGTCTTCCCCACGCATTGGTCGTTTCTGCTCGGCGAGATCGCGCTCTACAGCTTCATCATCCTGCTGCTGTCGGGCGTCTACCTGACGCTGTTCTTCGATCCTTCGATGAGCCATGTCGTGTACGACGGCGCGTATCAGCCGTTGCGCGGTGTGACCATGTCACGGGCGTATGAGACGGCGCTGAACATCTCGTTCGAGGTGCGTGGCGGCCTGTTCGTGCGGCAGGTGCATCACTGGGCGGCGCTGCTGTTCGCGGCGTCGATCATCGTGCATCTGTTCCGGATCTTCTTCACCGGCGCGTTCCGCAAGCCGCGGGAGGCGAACTGGGTGATCGGTTCGCTGCTGCTGATCCTGGCGATGTTCGAGGGCTTCTTCGGGTACTCGCTGCCGGACGACCTGCTCTCGGGCACGGGTCTGCGGGCGGCGTTCTCCGGGATCACGATCTCGATCCCGATCATCGGCACGTGGATGCACTGGCTGATGTTCGGCGGCGACTTCCCCGGCGACATCATCATCCCGCGCTTGTACATCGCGCACGTGCTGCTGTTCCCGGGCATCATCCTGGCGTTGATCGCCGCGCACGTGGCGCTGGTGTGGTATCAGAAGCACACCCAGTTCCCCGGCCCGGGGCGCACGGAGAACAACGTGGTGGGCGCGCGGATCGTGCCGGTGTTCGCCGCCGACCAGGGCGCGTTCTTCGCCTTCACCCTCGGCATCGTGGGCATCATGGGCGGGGTGTTCCAGATCAACCCGATCTGGAACCTGGGTCCCTACAACCCCTCGCAGGTGTCGGCGGGTTCGCAGCCGGACTTCTACATGATGTGGACCGACGGCATGGCCCGGTTGATGCCGCCGTGGGAGCTGTACATCGGCAACTACACCGTGCCCGCGGTGTTCTGGGTCGCGTTGATCATGGGCTTGGTGTTCGCCGTCCTGATCGCCTACCCGTGGATCGAGAAGCGGCTCACCGGCGACAGCAGCGCGCATCACAACCTGTTGCAGCGTCCGCGTGACGTACCCGTCCGGACCGCGATCGGTTCGATGGCGATCGCGTTCTATGTGGTCCTGACCTTGTCGTGCGTCAACGACATCATCGCGCTGAAGTTCGACATCTCGCTGAACGCGACCACCTGGATCGGTCGAATCGGTCTGCTCGTCGCCCCGCCTGCGGCGTACTACATCGCTTACCGGTTCTGCCTCGGCTTGCAGCGCAGCGACCGCGCGGTGCTCGAGCACGGCATCGAGACCGGCGTGATCAAGCGCTTGCCGCACGGCGAGTACATCGAGGTGCACCAGCCGCTCGGCCCGGTGGACGAGCACGGTCACCCGATCCCGCTGGAGTACCAGGGCGCGCCGGTACCGAAGAAGATGAACCAGCTCGGCTCGGCCGGCCGGCCGGGCACGGGCAGCTTCCTGCGGCCGGACCCGCAGGAGGAGAGCGACCGGCACTTCGAGATCGATCACGAAGAAGAGCACAAGCAGCTGAAGGTGCTGCAGCGGGCTCAAGAGGCGGCGAACGGCAAGCACGGCCACTGA
- a CDS encoding c-type cytochrome, which yields MSSSPPSAPEPATHGNGQASKTRRQRRVRRRIAGGLALLVGLVGAGFLASAFTPDPQRATANEDQSALIREGRQLYDTSCITCHGANLQGVVDRGPSLIGVGEAAVYFQVSSGRMPMAAQEAQAERKPPKFDAHQTDALSAYVAANGGGPTVIRDANGEIAQESLRGEDIARGSELFRMNCASCHNFTGRGGALSSGKFAPPLGPASEQQIYTAMLTGPQNMPKFSDRQLSPEEKRDIVAYVKNATEEHSPGGWDLGGFGPATEGLAIWVVGITLVVGAAMWIGSRS from the coding sequence ATGAGTTCATCTCCCCCGTCAGCGCCAGAGCCCGCCACGCACGGGAACGGCCAGGCCAGCAAGACGCGCAGGCAGCGCCGCGTTCGCCGTCGCATCGCGGGCGGGCTTGCGCTGCTGGTGGGCCTCGTCGGAGCAGGCTTCCTGGCATCGGCCTTCACGCCGGACCCGCAGCGCGCCACAGCGAACGAGGACCAGTCCGCGCTGATCCGCGAGGGCAGGCAGCTCTACGACACGTCCTGCATCACCTGCCACGGCGCGAACCTGCAGGGTGTCGTCGACCGCGGTCCCAGCCTGATCGGCGTCGGCGAGGCCGCCGTCTACTTCCAGGTGTCCTCCGGCCGCATGCCGATGGCCGCCCAAGAGGCCCAGGCGGAGCGCAAGCCACCGAAGTTCGACGCCCACCAGACCGACGCGCTGAGCGCGTACGTGGCGGCCAACGGTGGCGGCCCGACCGTGATCCGCGACGCCAACGGCGAGATCGCCCAGGAGTCGCTGCGCGGTGAGGACATCGCCCGCGGCTCGGAGCTGTTCCGGATGAACTGCGCGTCCTGCCACAACTTCACCGGACGCGGCGGCGCGCTGTCCTCCGGCAAGTTCGCACCGCCGCTGGGACCCGCGAGCGAACAGCAGATCTACACCGCCATGCTCACCGGCCCGCAGAACATGCCGAAGTTCTCCGACCGTCAGCTGAGCCCGGAGGAAAAGCGCGACATCGTCGCCTACGTCAAGAACGCCACCGAGGAGCACAGCCCGGGCGGCTGGGATCTCGGTGGTTTCGGTCCCGCGACCGAAGGCCTGGCCATCTGGGTGGTCGGTATCACGCTCGTGGTCGGCGCCGCGATGTGGATCGGATCCCGGTCATGA
- a CDS encoding polyadenylate-specific 3'-exoribonuclease AS yields MRYFYDCEFIEDGVTIDLVSIGVVCEDGREFYAVSTEFDAGRAGPWVRKFVLPRLPSPSSPLWRSRARIRDELYAFLVPRPTVQPELWAWVSAYDHVALCQLWGSMVDLPNTLPRYTNELRQHWEAYGRPELPPIPSDAHDALADARHNLAKFEAIEAARRATPRL; encoded by the coding sequence CTGCGATATTTCTACGACTGCGAATTCATCGAGGACGGAGTGACCATCGATTTGGTCTCCATCGGCGTCGTCTGCGAGGACGGCCGGGAGTTCTACGCGGTGTCCACCGAATTCGATGCCGGACGTGCGGGGCCGTGGGTGCGCAAATTCGTGCTGCCCCGATTGCCTTCGCCGTCTTCTCCGCTCTGGCGCAGCCGGGCCCGGATCCGCGACGAGCTGTACGCGTTCCTGGTGCCACGGCCGACCGTGCAGCCCGAGCTGTGGGCTTGGGTTTCCGCGTACGACCATGTCGCCTTGTGCCAGCTGTGGGGCTCCATGGTCGATCTGCCCAACACGCTTCCGCGCTACACCAACGAGTTGCGCCAGCATTGGGAGGCGTACGGCCGCCCCGAGCTGCCGCCGATCCCGTCGGACGCGCATGACGCGCTGGCCGACGCCCGGCACAATCTGGCCAAGTTCGAAGCCATCGAGGCCGCACGCCGCGCGACGCCACGCCTGTGA